The Chitinimonas sp. BJYL2 genome has a segment encoding these proteins:
- the sugE gene encoding quaternary ammonium compound efflux SMR transporter SugE — MAWWILLLAGLLEIGWAIGLKYSAGFTRLWPSVATVVAMAGSIALLGLAMRTLPLGTAYAVWTGIGAVGTVVLSIWLFGESASAPRLLCLGLIVAGIIGLKFVESR; from the coding sequence ATGGCGTGGTGGATATTGCTGCTGGCGGGACTATTGGAGATCGGCTGGGCCATCGGGCTCAAGTACTCTGCCGGCTTTACCCGCCTGTGGCCCAGTGTGGCCACGGTAGTTGCCATGGCCGGCAGCATTGCGCTGCTGGGTCTTGCGATGCGAACGCTGCCACTGGGCACTGCCTATGCAGTCTGGACCGGCATTGGCGCCGTGGGCACCGTAGTGCTGAGTATCTGGCTATTTGGCGAAAGTGCCAGCGCCCCGCGCCTGTTGTGCCTGGGCCTGATCGTGGCTGGCATCATCGGCTTGAAGTTTGTCGAGTCACGCTGA
- the motD gene encoding flagellar motor protein MotD translates to MARKKRPEEHENHERWLVSYADFITLLFAFFVVMYAISQVNEGKYKVLSNSLTVAFNPESSTDSLIKTQVGGANQTLIALPYKDRREAAQAQQIIKERAQRAQAMKEMATDLREGLAPLIDEGQVRVSESSRGITIEVNASLLFPVGSATLDAKSSESLVAIARKLAPSQNLIQIEGHTDNVPIASPQFPSNWELSAARAGTVVRLFEASGVGAKRLVAIGYSDNRGMESNETPEGRARNRRVTIQILADDKDAVATLPAPQT, encoded by the coding sequence ATGGCGCGCAAGAAACGGCCGGAAGAACATGAAAACCACGAACGCTGGCTGGTGTCCTATGCGGATTTCATCACCCTGCTGTTTGCTTTTTTTGTGGTGATGTATGCCATTTCCCAGGTCAACGAGGGCAAGTACAAAGTGCTCTCCAACTCCCTGACGGTGGCATTCAACCCCGAAAGCAGCACGGATTCCTTGATCAAGACCCAGGTTGGCGGCGCCAATCAGACCTTGATCGCCTTGCCCTACAAAGATCGCCGCGAGGCTGCCCAGGCTCAGCAGATCATCAAGGAGCGGGCGCAGCGGGCGCAGGCCATGAAGGAGATGGCGACCGACCTGCGTGAGGGACTTGCCCCCTTGATTGATGAAGGCCAGGTGCGGGTTAGCGAGAGCAGCCGCGGCATCACGATCGAGGTGAATGCCAGTCTGCTGTTTCCTGTGGGCTCTGCAACCCTGGATGCGAAGTCGTCTGAATCGCTGGTTGCCATCGCCCGAAAGCTGGCACCAAGCCAGAACCTGATCCAGATCGAAGGCCACACGGACAACGTGCCGATTGCCTCACCACAGTTTCCATCCAACTGGGAATTGTCGGCGGCCCGTGCCGGTACGGTGGTGCGCCTGTTCGAAGCCAGTGGCGTTGGTGCCAAGCGGCTTGTGGCAATTGGCTACAGTGACAATCGTGGCATGGAGTCCAATGAGACGCCAGAGGGCCGGGCCAGGAACCGTCGGGTGACCATCCAGATTCTGGCGGATGACAAAGATGCGGTCGCCACCTTGCCTGCACCACAGACCTGA
- a CDS encoding S49 family peptidase, translated as MSEQNEPQWERQTLEKVLMTALKEQRKGRNWSIFFRFAGLTWLFLVLAIIVTWRSHDGAETAKTLGPHTALIDLDGVIAAGSPANADTINEGLRNAFKDKNTKGVILRINSPGGSPVQAGQINDEIKRQRKLHPDIPLYVVVEDICASGGYYVAVAADKIFVDKASLIGSIGVLMDGFGFTGTMEKLGIERRLLTAGDNKGFLDPFSPQSPEQVEFAKQMLGEVHQQFIDVVRKGRGKRLKESPDMFSGLIWSGERGVQLGLADGFGSADVVARDVIKAEDIVDFTPREDWAQRFARSIGAEAGAKLASSLQLSLK; from the coding sequence ATGAGTGAACAGAACGAACCGCAGTGGGAACGCCAGACGCTTGAGAAGGTGTTGATGACGGCCCTGAAGGAGCAGCGCAAAGGTCGCAACTGGAGCATTTTTTTCCGCTTTGCCGGTCTCACCTGGCTGTTTCTGGTGCTGGCCATCATTGTGACCTGGCGTAGCCATGATGGTGCCGAGACAGCAAAGACCCTGGGCCCGCATACCGCGCTCATTGATCTGGATGGCGTGATCGCCGCCGGCAGTCCGGCCAATGCCGATACCATCAATGAAGGGCTGCGGAATGCCTTCAAGGACAAGAACACCAAGGGCGTGATCCTGCGGATCAACAGTCCTGGCGGCAGTCCGGTGCAAGCCGGCCAGATCAACGACGAGATCAAGCGCCAGCGCAAGTTGCATCCGGATATCCCGCTCTACGTGGTGGTCGAGGATATCTGTGCCTCTGGTGGTTACTATGTCGCGGTGGCGGCCGACAAGATTTTCGTTGATAAGGCCAGCCTGATTGGCTCTATCGGTGTTTTGATGGATGGCTTCGGCTTTACCGGTACCATGGAAAAGCTGGGTATCGAGCGTCGCCTGCTGACCGCGGGTGATAACAAGGGCTTTCTGGACCCGTTCTCGCCCCAATCGCCCGAGCAGGTTGAGTTCGCCAAGCAGATGCTGGGCGAAGTGCATCAGCAATTCATCGATGTGGTCCGCAAGGGGCGTGGCAAGCGTCTCAAGGAGTCGCCGGACATGTTCTCTGGCCTGATCTGGAGCGGTGAGCGGGGTGTGCAGCTGGGACTGGCAGATGGCTTCGGCAGTGCAGATGTCGTGGCGCGCGATGTCATCAAGGCGGAGGATATTGTCGACTTCACGCCGCGTGAAGACTGGGCGCAACGGTTCGCCCGCAGTATTGGTGCTGAAGCAGGCGCCAAGCTGGCGAGCAGCTTGCAGCTGAGTCTAAAGTAA
- a CDS encoding Rieske 2Fe-2S domain-containing protein, with protein MADTPSRKWRICASADLPEGGLGKRFDAEWRGVPAPAFVVRWGGEVHAYLNQCAHIPIELDFNEGDFFDLSRSYLICATHGAYYRPDTGLCLGGPCKGARLTKLVAVEEAGEVYFLPDAPLSK; from the coding sequence ATGGCTGATACACCCTCGCGCAAGTGGCGCATCTGCGCCTCGGCGGATTTGCCAGAAGGTGGTCTGGGGAAGCGATTCGATGCCGAATGGCGCGGTGTCCCCGCGCCGGCGTTTGTGGTGCGCTGGGGAGGCGAGGTCCATGCCTATCTGAACCAGTGCGCCCATATTCCGATCGAACTCGATTTCAACGAAGGTGATTTCTTCGACCTAAGCCGCAGCTATTTGATCTGTGCAACACACGGCGCTTACTATAGGCCGGATACAGGCTTGTGCCTGGGCGGACCTTGCAAGGGTGCGAGGCTGACCAAGCTGGTTGCGGTGGAGGAAGCGGGCGAGGTGTATTTCCTGCCTGATGCCCCGCTATCAAAATGA
- a CDS encoding HAD-IIIA family hydrolase: MTRRFDLLIFDWDGTLADSTALITSSIQLAFADAGLPVPSRRDASFVIGYGLSDAMQHLAPQASTTQIARIVEAYKHHYLARDGEIALFEGVQDALAHYRQAGYQLAVATGKSRRGLDRVLDQTGLGVCFDATRCADECHSKPHPQMIEELLEVLEVDTSRAVMVGDTTHDLQMAVNANTASLAVSYGAHPREDLAAMAPLGLFDSFTELDSWLRKHG, encoded by the coding sequence ATGACGCGCCGCTTTGATCTGCTGATATTCGACTGGGATGGCACGCTCGCCGACTCTACGGCGCTGATTACCAGCTCGATCCAGCTGGCCTTTGCCGATGCGGGCCTGCCGGTGCCCAGCCGCCGAGATGCCAGTTTTGTGATCGGCTATGGCCTGAGTGATGCCATGCAGCATCTTGCGCCGCAGGCTAGCACCACCCAAATCGCCCGGATTGTAGAGGCTTACAAGCATCACTATCTGGCGCGAGACGGTGAAATCGCCTTGTTCGAGGGCGTGCAGGATGCGCTCGCACATTATCGGCAGGCTGGCTACCAGCTCGCCGTCGCCACGGGCAAGTCACGCCGTGGACTGGATCGTGTGCTGGATCAGACCGGCTTGGGCGTCTGTTTCGATGCTACCCGCTGTGCCGACGAGTGCCACTCCAAGCCTCATCCCCAGATGATCGAAGAATTACTTGAGGTGCTGGAGGTCGATACCAGCCGGGCCGTCATGGTGGGTGATACCACGCATGATCTGCAGATGGCCGTGAATGCCAACACCGCCTCACTGGCCGTGAGCTACGGCGCCCACCCCAGAGAGGATCTAGCAGCGATGGCCCCTCTGGGCCTCTTTGACAGCTTTACCGAGCTGGACAGCTGGTTGCGCAAGCATGGCTGA
- a CDS encoding RluA family pseudouridine synthase, translating into MDTPSKVSYLTVTAEEAGQRLDNYLVKHLKGAPKTLVYRIIRSGEVRVNKGRADATYRIADGDVIRVPPIRLSENAGKTDPAAARGPALPVLYEDDALLVVNKPAGLAVHGGSGVSFGVIEQLRAQRPQAKFLELVHRLDRETSGVLMIAKKRSALVALHELLRNDRGMDKRYLALVKGEFPDGRRHVRFKLNKYVTEDGERRVSVTPDGMESHTIFNRRARYRGATLLECELKTGRTHQIRVHCAQSGFPILGDEKYGDFPHNKQLAREGLKRMFLHAWRLSLNHPLTAEPLVFEAEVPAELQTYLNKLESLA; encoded by the coding sequence ATGGACACCCCTAGCAAAGTCTCATACCTGACCGTCACGGCCGAAGAAGCAGGCCAGCGGCTCGACAACTATCTGGTCAAGCATCTCAAGGGCGCGCCCAAGACGCTGGTCTACCGGATCATCCGCTCCGGAGAGGTCCGCGTGAACAAGGGCAGGGCCGATGCCACCTACCGGATTGCCGATGGTGACGTCATCCGTGTGCCGCCGATCCGCCTTTCGGAAAACGCCGGCAAGACGGACCCGGCCGCCGCGCGAGGCCCTGCACTCCCTGTTCTATACGAAGACGACGCGCTTCTGGTGGTCAACAAACCTGCAGGCCTGGCCGTACATGGCGGGAGCGGTGTCAGTTTTGGTGTGATCGAGCAGCTGCGGGCGCAGCGTCCCCAAGCCAAGTTTCTGGAGTTGGTACACCGGCTTGATCGGGAGACCTCGGGCGTATTGATGATTGCCAAAAAGCGCAGCGCACTGGTCGCGCTGCACGAGCTGCTGCGCAACGATCGCGGTATGGACAAACGCTATCTGGCGCTGGTGAAGGGCGAGTTCCCCGATGGCCGCCGCCACGTGCGTTTCAAGCTGAACAAATACGTGACCGAAGACGGCGAGCGACGGGTATCGGTAACGCCCGACGGTATGGAGTCGCACACCATCTTCAATCGCCGCGCCCGTTATCGTGGTGCCACCTTGCTGGAGTGCGAACTCAAGACGGGGCGGACACATCAGATCCGCGTGCACTGCGCCCAATCGGGCTTTCCGATTCTGGGCGACGAAAAGTACGGGGACTTCCCCCATAACAAGCAACTCGCGCGGGAAGGGCTCAAGCGCATGTTCCTGCACGCATGGCGCCTTAGTCTGAATCATCCATTGACAGCTGAGCCACTGGTATTTGAAGCCGAGGTGCCAGCCGAGTTGCAGACTTATCTCAACAAGCTGGAGTCGCTGGCATGA
- a CDS encoding Rne/Rng family ribonuclease, with product MKRMLFNATQAEELRVAIVDGQKLIDLDIETVGKEQRKSNIYKATITRIEPSLEACFVDYGTDRHGFLPFKEVARAYFKDGADGRSRIQDALKEGMELIVQVEKDERGNKGAALTTFISLAGRYLVLMPNNPRGGGVSRRIEGEERQELRATMDQLDVPSGMSIIARTAGIGRTAEELQWDLNYLLQLWRAIENAAGSQSGPFLIYQEGSLVIRAIRDYYQPDIGEILIDTEFVCDQAKQFMSHVMPGFVNRVKLYKDDVPLFSRFQIEHQIETAYSREVALPSGGAIVIDHTEALVSVDVNSARSTKGGDIEETALRTNLEAADEIARQLRLRDLGGLIVIDFIDMEKAGNQREVENRLREALHHDRARVQTGKISRFGLMELSRQRLQPSLGETAHQPCPRCHGTGFIRGTESSALHILRIIQEEAMKENTGAVHAQVPVDVATFLLNEKRADIFSIESRLKVNVVLIPNMHLETPNYSIIRLRHDDLNQIDEVLPSYKMVEAPPEEEHHHGKGKPEADAKPRQEAAVKGITPSQPAPIAQEKAPVVEAKPGLLARIVSWFKGEEAEADKRPVPANKTGRERGGNRRGEGGRRDRNGERNNEQRNEGRRNEGRGGGKPRIEEDEQPREKREGRRERGEGRNNERGGEGRGDRQAQNESRQSEPREAREPRQPREPRAPREAGEARAEREPREGRAEREPRAEREPREPREPRQQNESRKAQAEARQAAAAAAAEAGELPVQQNLLPADGQAPEAAETSEGRGRRRRGRRGGRGERNAEGTQATQQGEGLDLGTEAASVETGNVEAVAPAPVSVPVAAPAERAEVVPEVTLPAAEEVSPVASAVAEAAEVAAQVSEAPVEAVASAPVAAEAAPVVQAEVAPAPAVPTPEVSPVAMAEAETVAEPLPKVVAEVAPVAAPAPKLPEIASPEAVGLVQVSTKAFEPVDVAPVELPTRRRRSEVKPDLAATPASQEPLVMVETKSE from the coding sequence ATGAAACGCATGCTGTTCAATGCGACGCAAGCCGAAGAGCTGCGCGTCGCCATTGTTGACGGTCAGAAACTGATCGACCTCGACATCGAGACCGTCGGCAAAGAACAACGCAAGAGCAATATCTACAAAGCCACCATCACCCGCATCGAGCCCTCGCTCGAAGCCTGCTTTGTCGATTACGGTACCGACCGCCACGGTTTCCTCCCTTTCAAGGAAGTTGCCCGCGCCTACTTCAAGGACGGCGCCGATGGCCGTTCGCGCATCCAGGATGCGCTCAAGGAAGGCATGGAGCTGATCGTCCAGGTTGAAAAGGACGAACGCGGCAACAAGGGCGCCGCCCTCACCACCTTCATCTCGCTGGCAGGCCGTTATCTGGTCCTGATGCCCAACAACCCGCGTGGCGGTGGCGTATCGCGCCGTATTGAGGGTGAGGAGCGTCAGGAACTGCGCGCTACCATGGACCAACTCGACGTGCCGAGCGGCATGTCCATCATTGCCCGCACCGCCGGCATCGGCCGCACCGCCGAAGAGCTGCAATGGGACTTGAACTACCTGCTGCAACTGTGGCGCGCCATTGAAAACGCCGCCGGTTCGCAAAGCGGCCCGTTCCTGATCTATCAGGAAGGCAGCCTTGTAATCCGCGCCATCCGCGATTACTACCAGCCCGATATCGGCGAAATCCTCATCGATACCGAGTTCGTCTGCGATCAGGCCAAGCAGTTCATGAGCCATGTGATGCCCGGTTTCGTGAACCGCGTGAAGCTCTACAAGGACGATGTCCCGCTGTTCTCGCGCTTCCAGATCGAACACCAGATCGAAACAGCCTACTCGCGTGAAGTGGCCCTGCCATCAGGCGGCGCCATCGTGATCGACCACACCGAAGCCTTGGTGTCGGTGGACGTGAACTCGGCGCGCTCGACCAAGGGCGGCGATATCGAAGAGACCGCGCTGCGCACCAACCTCGAAGCCGCCGACGAAATCGCCCGCCAGCTGCGCCTGCGCGACCTGGGCGGCCTCATCGTCATCGACTTCATCGACATGGAAAAGGCCGGCAACCAGCGCGAGGTGGAAAACCGTCTGCGCGAAGCCCTGCACCATGATCGTGCCCGCGTCCAGACCGGCAAGATCTCGCGCTTCGGCCTGATGGAACTGTCGCGCCAGCGCCTGCAACCGAGCCTGGGCGAAACCGCTCACCAGCCTTGCCCTCGCTGCCATGGCACCGGCTTCATCCGCGGTACCGAATCGTCGGCCCTGCACATCCTGCGCATCATCCAGGAAGAGGCGATGAAGGAAAACACGGGCGCCGTACACGCACAGGTGCCGGTCGATGTAGCTACCTTCTTGCTCAACGAGAAGCGTGCCGACATCTTCTCGATCGAATCGCGCCTCAAGGTCAACGTGGTGCTGATTCCGAACATGCACCTCGAAACACCCAACTACAGCATCATCCGCCTGCGCCACGACGATCTGAACCAGATCGACGAAGTGCTGCCCTCGTACAAGATGGTTGAAGCCCCGCCAGAGGAAGAGCACCACCACGGCAAGGGCAAGCCCGAAGCCGATGCCAAGCCGCGTCAGGAAGCGGCTGTCAAGGGTATCACCCCGTCGCAGCCCGCCCCGATCGCACAGGAAAAGGCACCCGTCGTCGAAGCCAAGCCGGGCCTGCTGGCTCGCATCGTCAGCTGGTTCAAGGGCGAAGAAGCAGAAGCCGACAAGCGCCCCGTTCCAGCCAACAAGACTGGTCGCGAGCGCGGTGGCAATCGTCGCGGTGAAGGTGGCCGTCGCGATCGTAACGGCGAGCGCAACAACGAACAGCGCAATGAAGGCCGTCGCAACGAAGGCCGCGGTGGTGGCAAACCACGTATCGAGGAAGACGAACAGCCACGCGAAAAGCGCGAAGGTCGTCGCGAACGCGGCGAAGGTCGCAATAACGAACGTGGCGGCGAAGGCCGTGGGGATCGTCAGGCGCAGAATGAATCGCGCCAGAGCGAGCCGCGCGAAGCCCGTGAGCCGCGTCAGCCCCGTGAGCCACGTGCACCGCGTGAGGCCGGCGAAGCCCGCGCCGAGCGTGAGCCGCGTGAGGGCCGGGCAGAACGTGAACCGCGTGCCGAGCGCGAGCCGCGGGAACCACGCGAGCCACGCCAGCAGAATGAATCACGCAAGGCGCAAGCCGAGGCACGTCAGGCAGCCGCCGCTGCAGCAGCCGAGGCAGGTGAACTGCCAGTGCAACAGAATCTGCTGCCGGCCGATGGCCAGGCGCCTGAAGCCGCCGAGACCAGCGAAGGTCGCGGTCGTCGCCGTCGCGGTCGTCGTGGCGGTCGTGGTGAGCGCAATGCCGAAGGTACGCAAGCCACACAACAGGGTGAAGGCCTTGATCTGGGGACGGAAGCCGCCAGCGTCGAGACGGGTAACGTGGAGGCCGTCGCACCTGCGCCGGTATCCGTGCCAGTAGCAGCGCCCGCCGAGCGCGCTGAAGTTGTGCCCGAAGTGACCCTCCCCGCTGCCGAAGAAGTCAGCCCGGTCGCGTCTGCAGTCGCAGAAGCCGCAGAAGTTGCTGCCCAGGTCAGCGAGGCCCCTGTGGAGGCCGTCGCTTCTGCACCTGTAGCCGCAGAAGCTGCCCCGGTGGTTCAGGCGGAAGTCGCACCGGCACCGGCCGTGCCGACGCCTGAGGTAAGCCCTGTGGCCATGGCAGAAGCCGAGACGGTTGCCGAGCCCCTGCCGAAGGTCGTCGCGGAGGTGGCGCCTGTCGCTGCACCTGCACCCAAGCTACCGGAAATTGCCAGCCCGGAAGCCGTCGGTCTGGTACAAGTCAGCACCAAGGCTTTCGAGCCGGTTGATGTGGCACCGGTCGAGCTGCCGACACGTCGTCGTCGCAGCGAGGTCAAGCCGGACTTGGCTGCCACGCCGGCCTCGCAAGAGCCGCTGGTAATGGTGGAAACCAAGTCTGAATAA